Genomic window (Dictyoglomus thermophilum H-6-12):
CAACCAAGAGAAACTCTGAATCCAGAAACTTTACAAGAATTAGTAGAATCAATAAAACAATTAGGCTTACTACAACCTATATTGGTAAGACCTAAAGGCGATTATTATGAAATAATAGCTGGAGAAAGAAGATATCATGCTGCTAAAACCGCAGGTCTAAAAGAGATCCCGGTAATTGTCAAGGACATTGATGACCAATCAGCATGGGATATTGCCCTCACTGAGAATCTACAAAGAGAAGACCTAAACCCAATTGAAAAAGCAAAGGCATTTCAGTACTATATAGAGACCTTCAAAGTAACTCAAGAAGAACTTGCCCAAAGACTTTCTATAAGTAGATCTGAAATTTCAAACTTTTTAAGACTTCTTCAACTTCCTCCTGAAATACAAGAAGAAGTAAGAAGAGGCAATCTAACTTATGGACATGCAAGAACACTCCTTAGTGTAGAAGATCCTTATATACAAAAACTTTTAGCCCAAAAGATAATAAAGGAAAAACTATCGGTAAGAGAGACAGAAGAACTTGTTAAAAGAAGAAAAATTAAAGATGAGATAGACATTCCGGAGATAAGATCTCTTGAAGAAAAAATGGAAAAATATTTAGGAACTAAAGTAAAAATCCAACCTAAAAGTCCTACTAAAGGAAGAATAACTATAGAATATAAAAGTTTAGAACAATTAGAAGATATTATCAAAAAGTTCTTAGATTAAGGGACACAAAGATGAAAGAAATAAATGGAAAATTGATTGAGGTATTGATTCTTGACACATTAAAAGAGATGGTTATTGTATTAGACAAAGAGATGAATATTGTCTATGCAAATAAATCAGCTCAATCTTCATTAGATTTAGATTTGGCAGATATAATAGGCAAAAAATGTTATAGACTTTGGCACTTGAGAGATACCCCATGCCCCAATTGTCCTGTAATAAAATCCATGGAAACTAAAGAGGTATCAGAAGGAGAAATAACCACTCCTGATGGAAGAGTATGGCGCATAAAATCTTACCCTCTTAAAAATGAAAGGGACGAGATAATTGGAGCCATAGAAATAACCCAAGAAATTACAGAAGCAAAAATCCTAGAAGCAGAAATCAGGTATCTTACTTTTCATGACAAACTTACAGGATTATACAATAGAGCATTTTTCGAAGAAGAATTAAAAAGGCTCGACACTAAAAGGCAACTTCCTATAAGCATTGTAATGGGAGATCTAAATGGTCTAAAACTTGTAAATGATGCCTTTGGACACAATGAAGGAGACAAACTCTTAAAGGGAATAGCAGAAGTTTTAAAAAGATCGTGTAGAAAAGAAGATATAATTGCAAGGTGGGGCGGAGATGAATTTGTCATAATTTTCCCCAAAACCCCAAAGGACGTGGTAGAAAAAATCTGTGAAAGAATAAAAGAAAACTGCAAAAAATATAATCAAGAAACCGATAAAAATCATCCCATACCTCTTAGTATTGCCCTTGGATATGCTACAAAAGAAAAAGAAGATGAAGAGATGACAGAGATCCTCCGAAAAGCAGAAGACCGCATGTATAGGAATAAATTAATTGAAGACAAAACCTTTAGAGACTCCATCATTAGATCTCTTAAAAATCTTTTATGGGAAAACACCTTTGAAAATGAAGAACATGAAAAGAATATAAAAGATTTAGTGGTAAAAATGTCTGACATTCTTACTCTCTCTGATATAGATCGAGAAGCTCTAATATTTTTATCCCATTTTCATGATATTGGTGAAATAGCAATTCCAAAGGAAATTATGAAAAAACCTGAAAAACTTACTCCAACCGAATTTGAAAAAGTAAAAGTTCATCCAGAAACAGGTTATAGAATCGCTATAACCTCTCATGAACTTGCCCCTATTGCAGAATATATTCTTACTCATCATGAATGGTGGAATGGAGAAGGATATCCGAGAGGGTTAAAAGCCGAAGAAATACCATTAGTATCAAGGATTTTTGCTATAGCAGATGCTTATGAGGTAATGACCTCAGGAAGACCCTACAAAAAGGCAAAGACAAAAGAAGAAGCTATAGAAGAATTAAGAAAATTTGCAGGTATACAATTTGATCCTAAATTAGTAGAAGTATTCATAAATATAATATAACCCTATGGAATTAAAAGGTGTAATATTTGATTGGGATGGAACCCTTGTAGATTCATTTTCAGCTTGTATAAAGGCTACAAGGGAAATTTTTAATAAATTTGGATTTGACATATCCGAAGAAGAATATAGAGAAAAATTTTCTCCTAACTGGTACGAAATATATAGAAGGCACAATATCCCAGAAAAATATTGGAAAGAAATTGACCTACTATGGAAAGACTACTTCGATTATTCCCTTGTAAAATGGAGAGAGGGAGCAATAGAAAACCTAACTTTCTTGAGAGATCTTAATCTTAAAATAGGGGTAGTTACAGCAAGCACAAAGGAAGACATAAAAAGAGAAAAACCATATCTCCATCCTGAAAAATACATAGATGAATGGATTACTTGGGAAGATTCTCAAAAACCAAAGCCCGATCCTTTACCCCTTTTAAAAATATTAAGTAAACTAAAACTTTCCCCTTTAGAGGTAATATATGTAGGAGATACTCCTGAAGATATAGAGATGGGAAAAAGAGTTAGAATCATAACCATTGGAATTTTCTCCCCCTTCACCCCAAAAGAGAAACTTATTCTTTCTAATCCCAACTTTCTATTCAATGATCTTTTCGAATTACTAAATTTTTGGAAAGATTTAGTTTTTTAAAAGACTTTCTAATCTCTCCTTTATAGCCCTTATAAAATCCTCGGTGTAATAATATCTATCCACTGGAGGATCTGCTAAAGGTTGCAAATCTTTTGTCATAATTCCACTTTCTATAGTTTTTATGGTTGCCTCTTCTAACTTATCGGCAAAATTAACAACTTCAGGTGTATCATCTAACTCTCCTCTTTTCCTTATGCCACCTGTCCAAGCAAAAATTGACGCCGTAGGATTGGTAGAAGTTTTATTACCTTTTAAATACTCATAGTAATGTCTTCTTACAGTACCATGAGCAGCCTCAAACTCATATTCTCCTTCAGGGGAAACAAGTACTGAGGTCATAAGTCCAAGACTTCCAAAACCTGCAGCAATCATATCTGACATTACATCACCCTCATAATTCATACAAGCCCAAAGCATACCACCTTCGGATTTCAATATCTGGGCAACAGCATCATCAATAAGAAAATACCTATAATTTATCCCTGCTTTTTCAAAATCATCTTTTCTTCTTTCTACCTCTTCCTGAAATATTTCTTTAAAATATCCATGATAAATCTTGGATATAGTATCCTTAGCAGAGAACCAAAGATCTACCTTCTCAGAAAGAGCATAATTTATACAAGATCTCGCAAAACTCCTTATAGATTTTTCCGTATTATGGAGAAGCATAAATACGCCTTTCCCGTCAAAGGAGTGAACTTTAAAATTCTTAACCTCAGAACCACTCCTTAAAACAATCTCCACCTCTATAGGTTCTTCTACTCTGTATTCAAAAGCATTATATATATCTCCATAAGCATGTCTTCCTATTATAATAGGCCTTTTCCAAGTCTTTACATAAGGAGGTATATTTTTAACAATAATAGGTTTTCTAAAAACCGTCCCATCCAAATAAGCTCTTATAGTAGCATTGGGACTTTTCCAGGCTTTCTTCAAGTTATACTCCTTTACCCTCTCTTGATCTGGAGTAATAGTGGCACACTTTACTCCCACTTTATATTCCTTTATAGCCTTGGCAGCTTCAAGAGTAACCATATCCGAGGTAGCATCTCTATTTTGAATACCCAAATCAAAATACTTAATGGGAATGTCTAAATATGGAAAAATAAGTTCTTCTTTAATCCATTTCCACATTACTCTTGCCATCTCATCTCCATCAAGTTCCACAATAGGATTTTTTACTTTAATTTTTTTCACTTATTATCCCTCCCTCTTATTATTTCCTAACTTTTAAAATAATAACCTATCAACACAATTAATACAACGTATTATAATAATTAAAAATGGTGAGGGGAAATTGGAATATGTCTTGGTGGCTAAAATATCCCACATTGATATTATTAGAAGATATACAGAAAGTGACTAATATAGAGATACCAGAGAATATCAAAGAGATTAAAAATCATATCTTTAATATCCTAAAAGAAGAATTTATTAAAAAAAGCTGTGAAGTAATTACATGGAAAGAGAACACAGACAAAAAACTAAAAAATAATTATGCAGTAATAATAAATCCAGTATTTTTAGGAAAATTAGATGAGAAAATTGAAGAAGTATTAAAAAACAACAAAATCTCGGAGAAAAGCAAAGTTTTGAGGGAATATCTTCCTGAAGTAAATCCCCCTTTCGCTATTAGTATTGGAAGGGAAATATGTAAGAAATTAGGAATATTTCCCGAACTCCACCCTAATTTTATAAATTTAATATTTATTGAGGACAATATAAATTTTCACCTTTTATCTTCAAAAACAAAAATTCAATTCATAAGATTCCTAATGGCAAAATTAGGAGCCTTCAAGAATATTATTGTTCCCTATAAAAACGGAAATATTGCCCAAAACAAAGTTATATTAGGAACATTAGAAGGAGGACATCCATCTTTAGACCTTAAAGAATTAGCAAAAAGGCTTATGGTTTTCGGATCTTGCAAAGAAGTAGGAGGTTATGAAGAGATAGATTGGGAGATAAAGAAAGAAATATGGCAAAACTCTAAAATTGTAAATAGCATGATAAACCTGGGGAATTTTTTAGGAGAAAAGAAATTACTCTCTGAACCTGTAGAGATAAAGGATTTAGTAAAAGATGAAAAACTTCTAAAGCTTATCGTAAGACTTGTAAATTACTCACGTCAAGCAGAAGGAGCCTTTATAGCTTTTGAACCTGAAATAAAACCCCCTCAAGAGTTTAATCTTATGAATGGTATATTTATAGTTACCTGTTCAGGAAAATATGGTACAGTAAAAAGCAATCTATCTTACAAAGATTTAGCCCCCATAATTCCTCTCAAAAATGGAAAGGTGGGATTAATTAAAAAAGAAAAAGAAGAAAATCTTGGCCCCTCTGTGGAGGCAGAAGAATTCACATTACCTTTACTAAATATAAAAACAAAAATTGACCTCTATCCTCCCATAATAGGAGTTGTACACCTACATCGAGGATATAAGATAAAACAGTTCTCTACAAAATTTTTCGAAATTCCCATAGATATAAAAGATTATCCTCCGGTAGGATGTGGGGTAGATCTAATGCAAGAAATGAGCAAATATGCCATGAAAAAGGCAGTAGAACTTTGGGAAGAGAAAAAGAAACTACCTTATTTTGCTTTATTTTATGTGCCTAACCATGGAACGAATATATTTATATTTCCAAAGGACAATCTCAATATTTATGAAGATCCCTTTTACTATTTCAAGGAAGCTATAAATTTGGAAGAGGTCGTTTTCATAGAAGATGTACCTCAAGTATAACTAAGAGTTTTAGTAATTTTTTGCATAAAGTTATTAAAAAATTTTAATAATTTCAAATTGAAATTACCCCCTTTACAAAATTGTTTCCTTATGATATTATTCTTTACACGAAGGACCTGGAGCATGGTCCAGATATAAATTTACCCCAAAACAGGAGGTGTAAAAATGAGGGGTAAAGTTTTAGGGGTATTTTTAACAGTTTTACTTTTAACTCTCTTACTTGTACCTTCCACATTAGGACAGGTTTCTTTACCACGTAATGAGACCGTTTATACCGTTGGAGCTCTCTGGTCTGCAACCACTTATAGTTTATATGCACCATCTTCCACCTACGGTACTGAGCACTTCATGTATATGCCACTTTTCATCTACAGCAACATGAAAGATGGATGGCTTCCAGTACTTGCAGAGTCCTTCACAGCAGTTAACAAGAGAACACTAAGGGTAAAGATTAGAGATATTGCAAAATGGAGCGATGGAACACCAATAACTGCTGATGATGTAGTATTCACTTTTAATTGCACAAAAGAAGTAGGATTTGGACCTGGTAATGGATGGTGGGACTACATTCAAACCGTAAGAGCAATAGATGATAAAACAGTAGAATTCGTAATGAGACCAGATGCTCAAAACTATGCATCCTTCTTAGGTTATGCTTTCACTACAAGGATAGTTCCAAAACATGTATACGAGCCTCTATTAAAGAAAGGAGTACAAGCAGTAAAGGACTTTCAAAATGATGATCCTGCAAAACAAGTAGTTTCTGGACCATACAAACTCTATTATGCAGATCCCAACATTGTAGTATATGGAAGAATAGACGATTGGTGGGGCAAAGCAGTATTTGGACTTCCTGTTCCTAAATACATTGCTAACGTAATTTACAGAGATAACGCTGTAGCAAATTTAGACTTTGAGAAAGGAAATGCTGACTGGGCAGGGGTATTCATACCAGATGTAAGCTCTCTCTGGACTCAGAAGAAGCTCCCCATTGGAACCTGGTTCAAGAACAAACCATACTTCATGCCAGAGGGTGTTAATCTCCTCTACATTAGCTATTACAATCCATTACTTAAAGACCCTGCTGTAAGAAAAGCTATAGCTTATGCAATACCATATAAAGAAATGCTTGATAAGGCATACTTTGGTTATGGTAACCAGGCTCATCCATCAATGGTAATAGATGTGTTCGAATCATACAAAGAATACATCGATCAAGCCTACGCAAAATATGTATGGGGTTCACCCGATGGAAAACCAAAGACTGATCTTAAGAAAGCAAACGAGATACTGGATAAGGCTGGATACAAGAGAGGAAAAGATGGTATAAGAATAAGCCCAGATGGTAAGAGAATGGGTACCTTCACCATACAAGTTCCAAGTGGTTGGACTGACTGGATGATGATGTGTGAAATGATGGCAGCAAACATGAGAGCAATCGGACTCGATGTCAAGACAGAATTCCCAGACTACTCTGTATGGTGGACCAGATGGACTCAAGGAACCTTTGATTTCATCCTTGGATGGTCTGCAGGTCCTGGATTTGATCATCCATGGAACGTATACAGATTAGTATTAGACCCAGCC
Coding sequences:
- a CDS encoding ParB/RepB/Spo0J family partition protein, which codes for MSLKKKGLGRGLEALIGEEENLIEKIPIEKIVPNPQQPRETLNPETLQELVESIKQLGLLQPILVRPKGDYYEIIAGERRYHAAKTAGLKEIPVIVKDIDDQSAWDIALTENLQREDLNPIEKAKAFQYYIETFKVTQEELAQRLSISRSEISNFLRLLQLPPEIQEEVRRGNLTYGHARTLLSVEDPYIQKLLAQKIIKEKLSVRETEELVKRRKIKDEIDIPEIRSLEEKMEKYLGTKVKIQPKSPTKGRITIEYKSLEQLEDIIKKFLD
- a CDS encoding sensor domain-containing diguanylate cyclase/phosphohydrolase, giving the protein MKEINGKLIEVLILDTLKEMVIVLDKEMNIVYANKSAQSSLDLDLADIIGKKCYRLWHLRDTPCPNCPVIKSMETKEVSEGEITTPDGRVWRIKSYPLKNERDEIIGAIEITQEITEAKILEAEIRYLTFHDKLTGLYNRAFFEEELKRLDTKRQLPISIVMGDLNGLKLVNDAFGHNEGDKLLKGIAEVLKRSCRKEDIIARWGGDEFVIIFPKTPKDVVEKICERIKENCKKYNQETDKNHPIPLSIALGYATKEKEDEEMTEILRKAEDRMYRNKLIEDKTFRDSIIRSLKNLLWENTFENEEHEKNIKDLVVKMSDILTLSDIDREALIFLSHFHDIGEIAIPKEIMKKPEKLTPTEFEKVKVHPETGYRIAITSHELAPIAEYILTHHEWWNGEGYPRGLKAEEIPLVSRIFAIADAYEVMTSGRPYKKAKTKEEAIEELRKFAGIQFDPKLVEVFINII
- a CDS encoding HAD family hydrolase → MELKGVIFDWDGTLVDSFSACIKATREIFNKFGFDISEEEYREKFSPNWYEIYRRHNIPEKYWKEIDLLWKDYFDYSLVKWREGAIENLTFLRDLNLKIGVVTASTKEDIKREKPYLHPEKYIDEWITWEDSQKPKPDPLPLLKILSKLKLSPLEVIYVGDTPEDIEMGKRVRIITIGIFSPFTPKEKLILSNPNFLFNDLFELLNFWKDLVF
- a CDS encoding NADP-dependent isocitrate dehydrogenase, which translates into the protein MKKIKVKNPIVELDGDEMARVMWKWIKEELIFPYLDIPIKYFDLGIQNRDATSDMVTLEAAKAIKEYKVGVKCATITPDQERVKEYNLKKAWKSPNATIRAYLDGTVFRKPIIVKNIPPYVKTWKRPIIIGRHAYGDIYNAFEYRVEEPIEVEIVLRSGSEVKNFKVHSFDGKGVFMLLHNTEKSIRSFARSCINYALSEKVDLWFSAKDTISKIYHGYFKEIFQEEVERRKDDFEKAGINYRYFLIDDAVAQILKSEGGMLWACMNYEGDVMSDMIAAGFGSLGLMTSVLVSPEGEYEFEAAHGTVRRHYYEYLKGNKTSTNPTASIFAWTGGIRKRGELDDTPEVVNFADKLEEATIKTIESGIMTKDLQPLADPPVDRYYYTEDFIRAIKERLESLLKN
- a CDS encoding ABC transporter substrate-binding protein, encoding MRGKVLGVFLTVLLLTLLLVPSTLGQVSLPRNETVYTVGALWSATTYSLYAPSSTYGTEHFMYMPLFIYSNMKDGWLPVLAESFTAVNKRTLRVKIRDIAKWSDGTPITADDVVFTFNCTKEVGFGPGNGWWDYIQTVRAIDDKTVEFVMRPDAQNYASFLGYAFTTRIVPKHVYEPLLKKGVQAVKDFQNDDPAKQVVSGPYKLYYADPNIVVYGRIDDWWGKAVFGLPVPKYIANVIYRDNAVANLDFEKGNADWAGVFIPDVSSLWTQKKLPIGTWFKNKPYFMPEGVNLLYISYYNPLLKDPAVRKAIAYAIPYKEMLDKAYFGYGNQAHPSMVIDVFESYKEYIDQAYAKYVWGSPDGKPKTDLKKANEILDKAGYKRGKDGIRISPDGKRMGTFTIQVPSGWTDWMMMCEMMAANMRAIGLDVKTEFPDYSVWWTRWTQGTFDFILGWSAGPGFDHPWNVYRLVLDPALYKPFGQDQYGNFERYNNPEVGKILDKIAATLDPKVKKTLFYQLQRIIYRDLPAIPLFYGAHWYEYNETVWTGWPNESRPWWFPAAPWSNMALPVLFGIAPKGQTPKVPTWVELKAKGGLLIPTNDVLNALAKAK